Proteins encoded within one genomic window of Polypterus senegalus isolate Bchr_013 chromosome 6, ASM1683550v1, whole genome shotgun sequence:
- the nol9 gene encoding polynucleotide 5'-hydroxyl-kinase NOL9 has protein sequence MKVPATSNVRLSRGLERRKLRRKKKVEHLPPVLDVNSTTTNTSAAVNIRYYEASCNRQRSLKKLTHRQSRKMFFSSAIDEKPQQDTSRSIQRRTHAHTNGAAGEKSPVFIYPCLDYEVTTEEDDTYWHSFAESIQNGVAEQDGNCLSVDDQTDGDASEVTLPYLAATADRNQRTVVVMAPGQVLKFTGKCQLTCLYGRVEVFGFTIEEGQPSYPLFSPASHCALSIKSLQHPTGGKTKKERRLEAKSIVKNYLSLGLRQNLLKTVTSETTLILLEPLDSPVVRFICSLPQYKNLFKPIMKEDCSVYLRKPECPLSTVGVTILPDDSGLVMSETYTAAVSELIKACLEEEVGCPVILVCGGRNVGKSTFNRFLINSLLNHIPCLEYLECDLGQTEFTPPGCLSLHSVSEPLLGPPFTHQHSPQQMVYFGEASCEKDLDRYLESVKYLLSFYKRETPLIVNTMGWVKEFGLMLLIDLIRLLSVTHVVQLSNGDVQQMPNLTAAYIGTAPGWHTKGHVHRATDLANLEILEDANVPRGHKLLCVQSQFSAIITRYASNVLRDLALLGYFSQLQSVDPCPVIPLHCFTPYQVPMASVALRVLHCHVAPNHIMYTANASFVGLCSVAEGVSSSGKVRSPVLLSHTPVCDCLGFGILRGVDVEKGLYYIVTPLAPSKLRHVNCLLVGSVVLPHSVFKSQAGTKDINPYVTSDYLFTVFGAGKVKVNKSIKRREHLQSSFGNNSR, from the exons ATGAAAGTGCCAGCAACAAGCAATGTTAGATTAAGTAGAGGACTGGAGAGAAGAAAacttaggaggaagaagaaggtggAGCATCTGCCCCCTGTCTTAGATGTAAATTCTACCACTACAAATACTTCTGCAGCTGTTAATATTCGGTATTATGAAGCCTCCTGCAATAGACAACGTAGCCTTAAAAAACTTACTCACAGACAATCcaggaaaatgtttttttctagtGCTATTGATGAAAAGCCCCAGCAGGATACTAGCAGAAGTATACAGAGGAGAACTCATGCACACACTAACGGTGCAGCTGGAGAGAAGTCACCAGTCTTCATATATCCTTGTCTGGACTATGAAGTCACAACGGAAGAAGATGACACATATTGGCACTCATTTGCAGAGTCAATACAGAATGGTGTAGCTGAACAAGATGGAAACTGCCTCTCTGTAGATGATCAGACAGATGGAGATGCTTCAGAGGTCACTTTGCCTTACTTGGCTGCAACGGCTGACAGAAATCAGAGGACAGTAGTAGTCATGGCACCTGGAcag GTTCTGAAGTTCACCGGAAAGTGCCAGCTAACTTGCCTTTATGGGCGAGTGGAAGTTTTTGGTTTTACAATTGAAGAAGGCCAGCCATCATACCCATTGTTCTCACCAGCATCACATTGTGCTCTCAGCATCAAGTCACTTCAGCACCCTACTGGtggcaaaactaaaaaagaacGCAGACTTGAAGCTAAGAGCATTGTAAAGAACTACTTGTCATTGG GATTACGACAGAATCTTCTTAAGACAGTCACTTCAGAGACAACACTGATATTGCTTGAGCCTTTAGACAGCCCAGTGGTGCGATTCATCTGCAGTTTGCCTCAGTACAAGAACTTGTTTAAACCGATAATG AAGGAAGACTGCAGTGTATACTTGCGCAAGCCAGAATGCCCCCTCTCCACCGTGGGTGTTACGATATTGCCTGATGACAGTGGCTTGGTAATGTCAGAAACCTATACAGCAGCAGTGAGTGAGCTCATCAAGGCCTGTCTTG aagaagaagttggatgtccAGTTATCCTAGTTTGTGGAGGCAGGAACGTGGGTAAATCTACTTTCAACAGATTCCTGATTAATTCTCTTCTTAACCA TATTCCCTGTCTGGAGTATCTTGAATGTGATTTGGGTCAGACAGAATTTACTCCACCTGGATGTCTTTCTCTGCACTCTGTTTCTGAACCTCTATTAG GGCCACCATTCACGCATCAGCATTCCCCACAGCAGATGGTTTATTTTGGAGAAGCATCTTGTGAGAAAGACCTGGATCGCTACCTAGAATCTGTAAAATACTTGTTGAGCTTCTacaagagagagacccctttaatCGTTAACACAATGGGTTGGGTTAAAG AGTTTGGCCTGATGTTACTTATAGACCTGATCCGCCTTCTGTCTGTTACTCATGTGGTCCAGCTGAGTAATGGAGATGTACAGCAAATGCCCAACCTAACAGCTGCTTACATCGGTACTGCTCCAGGCTGGCATACAAAGGGGCATGTTCATCGAGCCACAGATCTAGCTAATCTAGAGATACTTGAAGATGCTAATGTACCAAGAGGTCATAAACTATTGTGTGTGCAGTCACAGTTCTCTGCAATTATTAC GAGATATGCCAGTAATGTCCTACGGGATCTGGCACTGTTGGGGTACTTCAGTCAGTTGCAGTCTGTGGATCCTTGCCCTGTGATACCACTACATTGCTTTACACCATACCAG GTACCCATGGCCTCTGTAGCCCTCCGAGTGTTGCACTGTCATGTTGCCCCCAATCACATAATGTATACGGCCAATGCCAGTTTTGTTGGACTTTGTAGTGTAGCAGAAGGTGTGAGCTCCTCAGGAAAAGTACGAAGTCCAGTGCTGCTCTCTCACACACCAGTCTGCGACTGTCTGGGCTTTG GAATTCTCCGAGGAGTGGATGTTGAGAAGGGATTGTACTACATAGTGACCCCTCTGGCACCAAGCAAACTGCGGCATGTTAATTGTCTTCTCGTGGGAAGCGTGGTTCTACCCCATTCTGTTTTCAAAAGCCAG GCTGGCACTAAAGACATTAATCCCTATGTTACTTCAGATTACCTGTTCACGGTTTTTGGAGCTGGCAAAGTGAAAgttaataaatcaattaaaagaaGAGAACATCTTCAGTCGTCTTTTGGGAACAACTCCAGATAG